A genome region from Paracoccus stylophorae includes the following:
- a CDS encoding sulfotransferase family 2 domain-containing protein, whose translation MTARFRSFVIFAEMRTGSNLLEATLNRVRKVTCFGEAFNPYMMGWPDKEELQGVTRQQREDDPLTLLARLRDRPGHLSGFRYFHDHDPRVFDAIMDDRACAKIVLTRNPVDSYVSTRLARETNQWKLNQTETPIAAATTYDPAEFRDTLSRIEEFQLKVMHRLQVSGQTAFWLGYEDLRDAGVMTGLLHWLGRTDLERVEPARDQVPQNPREMADKVRNFHEMQADLARLDPFGLRNIPSFEPRRGPAVPGFRTCEAGAGLLHMPIHGGPVEMLDGWMRGLGAVAGDFTQNSLRRWKRGHPGHRSFAVLRHPLHRAWDAFLHLLTHAHPDLRRQMREVHRVPLPEDAALADLTEDRSAALFADFLDFLRRNLNGQTTLPTHQNWATQSEVIAGFARFAQPDLLAREGRLAEDLSFLCRQTGVDEMRQDRLAAETWPDFLSDRALIAAARSAYQRDYVAFGFDDVP comes from the coding sequence ATGACCGCACGATTCCGCAGCTTCGTGATCTTCGCCGAGATGCGCACAGGCTCGAACCTGCTTGAGGCGACGTTGAACCGGGTCCGGAAGGTCACCTGCTTCGGCGAGGCGTTCAACCCCTACATGATGGGCTGGCCCGACAAGGAGGAATTGCAGGGCGTCACCCGCCAGCAGCGCGAGGACGATCCGCTGACGCTGCTGGCCAGATTGCGCGACCGGCCGGGCCATCTGTCGGGTTTCCGCTATTTCCACGATCACGATCCGCGGGTGTTCGACGCAATCATGGATGACCGCGCCTGCGCCAAGATCGTGCTGACGCGCAATCCCGTGGACAGCTATGTCTCGACCCGGCTGGCGCGAGAAACGAACCAGTGGAAGCTGAACCAGACCGAAACCCCGATCGCGGCTGCGACGACCTATGATCCGGCCGAATTTCGCGACACATTGTCCCGGATCGAGGAGTTCCAGCTGAAGGTGATGCACCGCTTGCAGGTCAGCGGGCAGACCGCCTTCTGGCTGGGATACGAGGATCTGCGCGATGCCGGGGTGATGACCGGGCTGCTGCACTGGCTGGGCCGCACCGATCTGGAGCGCGTCGAACCCGCCCGCGATCAGGTGCCGCAGAACCCGCGCGAGATGGCCGACAAGGTGCGCAATTTCCATGAGATGCAGGCCGATCTGGCGCGGCTGGACCCGTTCGGCCTGCGCAACATCCCCAGTTTCGAGCCGCGGCGCGGCCCTGCGGTGCCCGGTTTCCGGACCTGCGAGGCGGGGGCCGGCCTGCTGCACATGCCGATCCACGGCGGCCCGGTCGAGATGCTGGACGGCTGGATGCGCGGGCTGGGCGCGGTTGCGGGCGATTTCACCCAGAATTCGCTGCGCCGCTGGAAACGCGGCCATCCCGGTCACCGCAGCTTTGCCGTGCTGCGCCATCCGCTGCACCGGGCATGGGACGCGTTCCTGCATCTGCTGACCCACGCCCATCCCGACCTGCGCCGCCAGATGCGCGAGGTTCACCGCGTGCCCTTGCCCGAAGATGCCGCGCTGGCCGACCTTACCGAGGATCGCAGCGCCGCGCTGTTTGCAGATTTCCTGGACTTTCTGCGCCGCAACCTGAACGGGCAGACGACGTTGCCCACGCATCAGAACTGGGCCACCCAGTCCGAGGTGATCGCCGGGTTCGCCCGGTTCGCCCAGCCCGACCTGCTGGCGCGCGAGGGGCGGCTGGCCGAGGATCTGTCGTTCCTGTGCCGCCAGACCGGCGTGGACGAGATGCGGCAGGATCGGCTGGCCGCCGAAACCTGGCCGGATTTCCTGTCCGACCGCGCCCTGATCGCGGCCGCCAGATCGGCCTATCAGCGCGATTACGTGGCGTTCGGGTTCGACGACGTGCCCTGA
- a CDS encoding NUDIX hydrolase — protein MNPLRSALRMILGKRPPAMQVGAVCRDPRTAEILLITSRGTGRWIIPKGWPMAGRTLAQAAAQEAWEEAGVEGRMHEAEIGRYEYEKEQDSGFSVSVEVRVFLLEVDRLRHAFPESGERRRRWFAPVDAARLVAEPGLKRILHDLGRAAPPPARSGTEDGNRA, from the coding sequence ATGAACCCCTTGCGCAGCGCGTTGCGGATGATCCTTGGCAAACGCCCCCCGGCGATGCAGGTCGGCGCGGTGTGCCGCGACCCGCGCACGGCCGAGATCCTGCTGATCACCAGCCGCGGCACCGGCCGCTGGATCATCCCCAAGGGCTGGCCGATGGCGGGCCGGACGCTGGCGCAGGCCGCCGCGCAGGAAGCCTGGGAAGAGGCCGGGGTCGAGGGGCGGATGCACGAGGCGGAAATCGGCCGCTATGAATACGAAAAGGAACAGGACAGCGGCTTTTCGGTCAGCGTCGAGGTGCGCGTGTTCCTGCTGGAGGTGGACCGTCTGCGGCACGCCTTTCCCGAAAGCGGCGAGCGCCGCCGCCGATGGTTCGCCCCGGTGGACGCCGCGCGGCTGGTCGCCGAACCGGGGCTGAAGCGGATCCTGCACGATCTGGGCCGCGCCGCACCGCCGCCCGCCCGCTCGGGCACCGAGGACGGCAACCGTGCCTGA
- a CDS encoding carbon-nitrogen hydrolase family protein, which yields MRIAAAAYPIDWFDDFAAYEAKLTRWVQDAGGADLLVFPEYGAMELASLGGAEVAGDLESSLREVARHADAVSDLHTRLATRHGCHILAASGPAFDGERPVNRAVLFGPSGMIGHQDKQIMTRFERDPWRVVGGDGLRVFQTELGRIAILICYDSEFPLLARVLAEAGVQILLVPSCTDTVAGFHRVRIGAMARALEGQCVVVHAPTVGPVGWNPAIDENRGRAAIYGPPDGFWPETGIIAEGAMDSPGWVLADIDITRVEQSRRDGAVLPFRHWPESAGRRLV from the coding sequence ATGAGAATCGCCGCCGCCGCCTATCCGATCGACTGGTTCGACGATTTCGCCGCCTATGAGGCCAAGCTGACCCGGTGGGTGCAGGATGCCGGCGGGGCCGATCTGCTGGTCTTTCCCGAATACGGCGCGATGGAACTGGCCTCGCTTGGCGGCGCCGAGGTGGCGGGCGATCTGGAATCCTCGCTGCGCGAGGTCGCGCGCCACGCCGATGCGGTGTCCGATCTGCACACGCGGCTGGCCACGCGGCATGGCTGTCACATCCTTGCGGCCTCGGGGCCGGCCTTCGACGGCGAACGGCCGGTGAACCGCGCCGTGCTGTTCGGGCCAAGCGGCATGATCGGCCATCAGGACAAGCAGATCATGACCCGGTTCGAGCGTGATCCGTGGCGGGTCGTCGGCGGGGACGGTCTGCGGGTGTTTCAGACGGAACTGGGCCGGATCGCGATCCTGATCTGCTATGACAGCGAATTTCCCCTGCTGGCCCGCGTCCTGGCTGAGGCAGGGGTGCAGATCCTGCTGGTGCCAAGCTGCACCGACACGGTTGCGGGGTTTCACCGCGTCCGCATCGGCGCGATGGCGCGCGCGCTGGAAGGCCAGTGCGTCGTGGTGCACGCCCCCACGGTCGGGCCGGTGGGCTGGAACCCGGCCATCGACGAAAACCGGGGCCGGGCGGCGATCTATGGTCCCCCCGACGGGTTCTGGCCGGAAACCGGCATCATCGCCGAGGGCGCGATGGACAGCCCCGGTTGGGTTCTTGCCGACATCGACATCACGCGCGTCGAACAAAGCCGCCGCGACGGGGCGGTTCTGCCGTTTCGGCACTGGCCCGAAAGCGCCGGGCGCAGGCTGGTCTGA
- a CDS encoding phosphomannomutase — protein MTDKNNLGHRDITCFKAYDVRGELGKNLDADVAYRIGRAFAQARKAGRVVVGRDSRESSPELARALVEGLTDAGADVLDLGLAGTEEVYFHTGFHDTDGGIEVTASHNPINYNGMKIVGRGAAPLDPATELPPIVQLATSGDFAPVERKGEVTDFSHARADYASAMADFVDIAALRPMKIVVNAGNGTAGPTFDAIAAELDRRGAPLTFVRMHHQVDSSFPNGIPNPMLPENQPPTVEKVKSENADLGVAWDGDFDRCFFFDENGRFIPGEYIVGLLAVAFLEKSPGEKIVHDPRVILNTRALVREAGGEAVVSKTGHAFIKRKMRDVGAIYGGEMSAHHYFRDFYYCDSGMIPWLLMVELLSRTGKTLAQLVEERMRLYPSSGETNYHIDDPDAAIERVIERYEPQAESRDDLDGVSLDFGNWRFNLRKSNTEPVVRLNLESDGDAELVAEKQAELAALLKA, from the coding sequence ATGACAGACAAGAACAACCTTGGCCACCGGGACATCACCTGTTTCAAGGCCTATGACGTCCGGGGCGAGCTGGGCAAGAACCTGGATGCCGATGTCGCCTATCGGATCGGTCGCGCCTTTGCGCAGGCGCGCAAGGCCGGACGGGTCGTGGTCGGACGCGACAGCCGCGAATCGTCGCCCGAACTGGCCCGCGCCCTGGTCGAGGGGTTGACCGATGCCGGCGCCGACGTGCTGGATCTGGGGCTGGCCGGCACCGAAGAGGTGTATTTCCACACCGGGTTCCACGACACCGATGGCGGGATCGAGGTGACGGCCTCGCACAACCCGATCAACTATAACGGCATGAAGATCGTCGGGCGCGGCGCGGCCCCGCTGGACCCGGCGACCGAATTGCCGCCGATCGTCCAGCTGGCCACCTCGGGCGATTTCGCGCCGGTGGAGCGCAAGGGCGAGGTCACCGATTTCAGCCATGCCCGCGCCGATTACGCCAGCGCAATGGCGGATTTCGTGGATATCGCGGCGCTGCGGCCGATGAAGATCGTGGTGAACGCCGGCAACGGCACCGCCGGCCCCACCTTCGACGCCATCGCGGCCGAACTGGACCGGCGCGGCGCGCCGCTGACCTTCGTGCGCATGCACCACCAGGTCGATTCCAGTTTCCCCAACGGCATTCCCAACCCGATGCTGCCCGAAAACCAGCCGCCCACGGTGGAAAAGGTCAAATCCGAAAACGCCGATCTGGGCGTGGCATGGGACGGCGATTTCGACCGCTGCTTCTTTTTCGACGAAAACGGCCGCTTCATCCCCGGCGAATATATCGTGGGGCTGCTGGCCGTCGCCTTCCTTGAAAAATCGCCGGGCGAGAAAATCGTCCACGATCCCCGCGTCATCCTGAACACGCGCGCGCTGGTCCGCGAGGCCGGCGGCGAGGCGGTGGTCAGCAAGACCGGACACGCCTTCATCAAGCGCAAGATGCGCGATGTCGGCGCGATCTATGGCGGCGAGATGTCGGCGCATCATTATTTCCGCGACTTCTATTACTGCGACAGCGGCATGATCCCGTGGCTTCTGATGGTCGAATTGCTGTCGCGCACCGGCAAGACGCTGGCGCAGCTGGTCGAGGAACGGATGCGGCTTTACCCGTCCTCGGGCGAGACGAACTATCACATCGACGACCCCGACGCGGCCATCGAACGTGTCATCGAACGCTATGAACCCCAGGCCGAAAGCCGCGACGATCTGGACGGCGTGTCGCTGGATTTCGGCAACTGGCGCTTCAATCTGCGCAAATCGAACACCGAACCGGTCGTGCGGCTGAACCTGGAATCGGATGGCGACGCGGAACTTGTGGCCGAAAAACAGGCCGAGCTGGCGGCGCTGCTGAAGGCATAG
- the arfB gene encoding alternative ribosome rescue aminoacyl-tRNA hydrolase ArfB: MLYVTDDITIEEWELSEQFTRSQGPGGQNVNKVETAVELRFEAARSPNLPEPVKRRLQRLAGRRWTADGAVLILAQETRSQSRNREIARARLADLIRRASVAPKRRIATRPTLGSQRRRLKAKTVRGQVKALRGRVESDE; this comes from the coding sequence ATGCTGTATGTGACCGACGATATCACCATCGAGGAATGGGAACTGTCCGAACAGTTCACCCGGTCGCAGGGACCGGGCGGGCAGAACGTGAACAAGGTGGAAACCGCGGTCGAACTGCGCTTCGAGGCGGCGCGGTCGCCCAACCTGCCCGAGCCGGTCAAGCGTCGCCTGCAACGTCTGGCGGGACGGCGCTGGACCGCTGACGGTGCGGTGCTGATCCTGGCGCAGGAAACCCGCAGCCAGTCCCGCAACCGCGAGATCGCGCGCGCCCGACTGGCCGATCTGATCCGCCGCGCCTCGGTCGCGCCCAAGCGCCGCATCGCCACGCGCCCCACGCTTGGCAGCCAGCGGCGGCGGCTGAAGGCCAAGACCGTGCGCGGGCAGGTCAAGGCGCTGCGGGGCAGGGTAGAGAGCGACGAATGA
- a CDS encoding GNAT family N-acetyltransferase: MTVTTRILTGTALTAALPEVARLRMQVFRDWPYLYDGDAEYEEEYLQAYQSPGAVIVVAEDSGRIVGASTGAPMQDHAADFAATFAGRPERLSQIFYCAESVLLPEYRGHGIGHVFFDAREAHAVGLGARFSAFCSVIRPDDHPARPPDYRTLDGFWRKRGYAPVEGAVARFAWKDLGHDHETEKQLQFWMKEL; encoded by the coding sequence ATGACCGTCACGACCCGCATCCTGACCGGCACCGCCCTGACCGCCGCCCTGCCCGAGGTGGCGCGGCTGCGGATGCAGGTCTTTCGCGACTGGCCCTATCTTTACGACGGCGACGCCGAGTATGAAGAGGAATATCTTCAGGCGTATCAGTCGCCCGGCGCGGTCATCGTCGTGGCCGAGGATTCGGGTCGGATCGTCGGCGCGTCCACCGGCGCACCCATGCAGGATCACGCCGCCGATTTCGCCGCCACCTTCGCGGGCCGGCCGGAACGGCTGTCGCAGATCTTCTACTGCGCCGAATCGGTGCTGTTGCCCGAATATCGCGGACACGGGATCGGGCATGTCTTTTTCGACGCGCGCGAGGCGCATGCGGTCGGGCTGGGGGCGCGGTTTTCGGCGTTTTGCAGCGTGATCCGCCCCGACGACCATCCCGCGCGGCCGCCCGATTATCGCACGCTGGACGGGTTCTGGCGCAAGCGCGGCTATGCCCCGGTCGAGGGTGCCGTTGCCCGCTTTGCCTGGAAGGATCTGGGTCATGACCATGAGACCGAGAAACAGCTGCAATTCTGGATGAAAGAGCTATGA
- a CDS encoding ketosteroid isomerase-related protein, protein MTAQTLIAAYFDAFNAGQTDRMLDLLHDDVEHHVNEGGIRRGKAQFAQFSRHMADCYRETLTDMVILSDASDQRAAAEYVVNGSYLKTDAGLPEARGQTYRLPAGSFFALRDGRIARITTYYNLADWIRQVEK, encoded by the coding sequence ATGACTGCCCAGACCCTGATCGCCGCCTATTTCGATGCGTTCAACGCAGGCCAGACCGACCGGATGCTGGACCTGCTGCATGACGATGTCGAACATCACGTGAACGAAGGCGGCATCCGCAGGGGCAAGGCCCAGTTCGCGCAGTTCAGCCGGCACATGGCCGATTGCTATCGCGAGACGCTGACCGACATGGTGATCCTTTCCGATGCCTCGGACCAGCGCGCGGCGGCCGAATATGTCGTGAACGGCAGCTATCTGAAGACGGATGCGGGTCTGCCCGAGGCACGCGGTCAGACCTATCGCCTGCCGGCCGGCTCGTTCTTTGCCCTCCGCGACGGCCGGATCGCCCGCATCACCACCTATTACAATCTCGCCGACTGGATTCGGCAGGTCGAAAAATGA
- a CDS encoding beta-1,6-N-acetylglucosaminyltransferase, which produces MTAPVRLGVILLCHAELAVAARMARIWAEGGARVVIHVDAKVPGDRIAPMRAELARFPDIRYSRRHRCDWGRFSLVRATQDAAQTLLASFPDTTHVYLASGACLPLRPVAELIAFLAADPERDHIESVSAHEVGWTVGGLNEERFTLYYPFGWRNRRWLFDRFVERQRKWGVRRRIPRGVSPHLGSQWWCLTATTLRAILHDPRRAEFDRYFRFVWIPDESYFQTLARRHTTRIESRSLTLAKFDHKGRPYQLYDDHIQMLQESRCFVARKAWPGASGLLAYFPRPAGAVPDLSPPRPARIERLINRTVRRRTLGRPGLYMQSRFPRKDAENGKTSAPYAVFQGFSDVFPGFETWLSQRVTGDVHGHLFGPERVEFAGRPEIGPGAISSSPVLRDHDAQGFLTALIRITARMQVFQFSPRDNQVLNWFIATDPNAHLIVITGAWMLPLLRSGMPFDDIRRVTAQLQRAELDQLQVLNSVWVRARVQVHDLTDFLARPLALLNEAVRQIEPQAEPVTDLPPMRDLTGLEQLLRRLRNSGLKPRLTGDGLPQPRPADHDRTAAQ; this is translated from the coding sequence ATGACCGCGCCGGTCCGCCTGGGCGTCATCCTGTTGTGCCACGCCGAACTGGCGGTCGCGGCCCGCATGGCGCGGATCTGGGCCGAGGGCGGGGCGCGCGTGGTCATCCATGTCGATGCCAAGGTGCCCGGGGATCGCATCGCCCCCATGCGCGCCGAACTGGCCCGGTTTCCCGACATCCGCTATTCGCGCCGGCACCGCTGCGACTGGGGCCGGTTCAGTCTTGTGCGCGCGACGCAGGATGCGGCCCAGACGCTGCTGGCGTCGTTTCCCGATACCACCCATGTCTATCTGGCGTCGGGCGCGTGCCTGCCGCTGCGCCCGGTGGCCGAGCTGATCGCGTTCCTGGCCGCCGATCCCGAACGCGACCACATTGAAAGCGTCAGCGCCCACGAGGTCGGCTGGACCGTGGGCGGGCTGAACGAGGAACGGTTCACGCTGTATTACCCGTTCGGCTGGCGCAACCGGCGCTGGCTGTTCGACCGGTTCGTCGAGCGGCAGCGCAAATGGGGCGTGCGCCGGCGCATCCCGCGCGGGGTGTCTCCGCATCTGGGATCGCAATGGTGGTGCCTGACCGCGACCACGCTGCGCGCGATCCTGCACGATCCAAGACGGGCCGAATTCGACCGTTATTTCCGGTTCGTCTGGATTCCTGACGAAAGCTATTTCCAGACGCTGGCCCGCCGCCACACCACCCGGATCGAAAGCCGCTCGCTGACGCTGGCCAAGTTCGATCACAAGGGCCGGCCCTATCAGCTGTATGACGATCACATCCAGATGTTGCAGGAATCGCGCTGTTTCGTGGCCCGCAAGGCGTGGCCGGGCGCATCCGGGCTGCTGGCGTATTTTCCGCGACCCGCCGGCGCGGTCCCGGATCTGTCGCCGCCCCGGCCGGCGCGGATCGAACGGCTGATCAACCGCACCGTCCGCCGCCGCACACTGGGCCGGCCGGGGCTTTACATGCAAAGCCGGTTTCCCCGCAAGGACGCCGAGAACGGCAAGACCTCTGCACCCTATGCCGTGTTTCAGGGCTTCAGCGACGTGTTTCCCGGGTTCGAGACGTGGTTGTCGCAGCGTGTCACGGGCGACGTGCACGGCCATCTGTTCGGGCCCGAGCGGGTCGAATTCGCCGGGCGCCCGGAAATCGGGCCGGGGGCGATCTCATCCAGCCCGGTGCTGCGCGATCACGATGCGCAGGGCTTTCTGACGGCGCTGATCCGGATCACCGCGCGGATGCAGGTGTTTCAGTTCAGCCCGCGCGACAATCAGGTGCTGAACTGGTTCATCGCCACCGACCCGAACGCGCATCTGATCGTGATCACCGGCGCGTGGATGCTGCCCCTGCTGCGATCGGGGATGCCGTTCGACGACATCAGGCGCGTCACCGCGCAGTTGCAGCGGGCCGAGCTGGACCAGCTTCAGGTGCTGAACTCGGTCTGGGTCCGGGCGCGGGTGCAGGTCCATGACCTGACCGATTTTCTGGCCCGCCCGCTGGCCCTGCTGAACGAGGCCGTGCGCCAGATCGAACCGCAGGCCGAGCCGGTCACCGACCTGCCGCCGATGCGCGATCTGACCGGGCTGGAACAGCTTTTGCGCAGGCTGCGCAATTCCGGGCTGAAACCGCGCCTGACGGGCGACGGGCTGCCGCAGCCCCGGCCCGCCGACCACGACAGGACCGCCGCCCAATGA
- a CDS encoding inorganic phosphate transporter: MRRGRGFHTLAKDLDRVTHAEEAQRHAFVPVLRLGLAVLMLVAGLVAAMGLGLQQPNLAALIAALVVAGWLGLAIGSNDVANSLGPAYGAGAIGLMPGLMLIALAEIAGASLAGGAVTQRLAVGIVDPAQLAPGPLAQVVMLSALVGAAAWITAATAAGLPVSTSHSIVGGIAGAGIAAFGASSVGWGALAAIATTWMLTPLLAGALAGALVVVLRRNVLEAPDRGRAALRWLPPMVGAMCGLFAAYAMLLARPVTGTALALPAGAVAALIGGALMRRNLVRELAGGADRGGSKRLFRPPLLVAAAMMGFAHGANDVGNVAGPLSVVLGGGSAAAIAALPTASWSTASLPVAALLLAALAIALGTLMFGRRLVVMVGSGITRLNAARAFCVSLATAVTVLTASAFGLPVSTTHVAVGGVFGVGFAREWLDRRAARNRLPVPAEENRRRLLIRRSHVATITVAWIVTVPVTALLGGLGCRLILWAAAP; this comes from the coding sequence ATGCGACGCGGGCGCGGTTTTCACACGCTGGCCAAGGACCTGGACCGCGTCACCCATGCCGAAGAGGCGCAGCGCCACGCCTTCGTGCCGGTGCTGCGTCTGGGGCTGGCGGTGCTGATGCTGGTGGCCGGGCTGGTCGCGGCGATGGGGCTGGGATTGCAGCAGCCCAATCTTGCCGCCCTGATCGCGGCTCTGGTCGTGGCCGGATGGCTGGGACTGGCGATCGGGTCGAACGATGTCGCCAACTCGCTTGGGCCGGCCTACGGCGCGGGCGCCATCGGGCTGATGCCGGGGCTGATGCTGATCGCGCTGGCCGAGATCGCCGGCGCCAGCCTGGCCGGCGGCGCGGTGACGCAGCGGCTGGCGGTCGGCATCGTCGATCCGGCGCAGCTTGCGCCGGGGCCGCTGGCGCAGGTGGTGATGCTGTCGGCGCTGGTCGGGGCGGCGGCGTGGATCACCGCCGCGACCGCCGCGGGCCTGCCGGTCAGCACCTCGCATTCCATCGTCGGCGGCATCGCCGGGGCGGGGATCGCGGCATTCGGCGCATCCTCGGTCGGGTGGGGGGCGCTGGCGGCCATCGCGACCACATGGATGCTGACACCGCTGCTGGCCGGGGCGCTGGCCGGGGCGCTGGTCGTCGTGCTGCGCCGGAACGTGCTCGAGGCGCCGGATCGCGGGCGTGCCGCGCTGCGCTGGCTGCCGCCGATGGTCGGGGCGATGTGCGGGCTGTTTGCGGCCTATGCGATGCTTCTGGCGCGGCCCGTGACCGGCACCGCGCTGGCCTTGCCTGCGGGCGCGGTCGCGGCGCTGATCGGCGGGGCCTTGATGCGCCGCAATCTGGTCCGGGAACTGGCGGGCGGCGCGGACAGGGGCGGCAGCAAGCGGCTGTTTCGCCCGCCGCTGCTGGTCGCGGCCGCGATGATGGGCTTTGCCCATGGCGCCAATGACGTGGGCAACGTCGCCGGTCCGCTTTCGGTGGTTCTGGGCGGCGGATCGGCTGCCGCCATCGCCGCGCTGCCGACCGCCTCGTGGTCCACCGCCTCGCTTCCCGTCGCGGCGCTGCTGCTGGCCGCGCTGGCCATCGCGCTTGGCACGCTGATGTTCGGGCGCAGGCTGGTGGTGATGGTCGGCAGCGGCATCACCCGGCTGAACGCGGCGCGCGCCTTTTGCGTCTCGCTGGCCACGGCGGTGACGGTGCTGACGGCCTCGGCCTTCGGTTTGCCGGTGTCGACGACCCATGTGGCGGTGGGCGGCGTGTTCGGCGTGGGATTTGCACGCGAATGGCTGGATCGGCGCGCCGCAAGGAACCGCCTGCCCGTTCCGGCCGAGGAAAACCGCCGCCGGTTGCTGATCCGCCGCAGCCACGTGGCGACGATCACCGTCGCCTGGATCGTCACCGTGCCGGTGACGGCGTTGCTGGGCGGGCTGGGCTGTCGGCTGATCCTGTGGGCCGCCGCGCCCTGA